From a single Mobula birostris isolate sMobBir1 chromosome 13, sMobBir1.hap1, whole genome shotgun sequence genomic region:
- the LOC140207413 gene encoding C-reactive protein-like has protein sequence LRGKIIIFPQQSSNSHVKLLPNSFPELSAFTLCMRSATELTRNYAGFSYATPESDNQILLWVSGPRGFHLELTTAKAIFHLPESGSLHRHLCVSWESESGHVTLWVDGKRSLVKTAWQGQRVKGGGVVILGQDQDQVDGGFDAGQSFVGEVSQVNLWDRALGDREVAEVMRGCLCSGGNIIDWSTVDFETTGAVEIIDDPECEL, from the coding sequence CTCCGGGGCAAGATCATCATATTTCCCCAGCAGTCTTCCAACTCCCACGTGAAGCTTTTGCCGAACAGTTTCCCCGAGCTGAGTGCCTTCACCCTCTGCATGCGCTCAGCCACCGAGCTGACGCGAAACTATGCTGGCTTCTCCTACGCTACACCTGAAAGCGATAACCAGATTCTCCTCTGGGTGTCGGGACCCCGGGGCTTCCATCTGGAACTGACGACAGCCAAGGCTATTTTCCACCTGCCAGAGTCTGGCTCACTACACCGGCACCTCTGCGTCAGTTGGGAGTCTGAGAGCGGACACGTCACCTTGTGGGTAGACGGGAAACGGAGCTTGGTCAAGACGGCCTGGCAGGGTCAGAGAGTGAAGGGAGGTGGTGTGGTCATTCTTGGACAGGATCAGGACCAGGTGGATGGGGGCTTCGATGCAGGCCAGTCCTTCGTGGGGGAGGTATCCCAGGTCAACCTGTGGGACCGGGCTCTGGGAGATAGGGAGGTGGCAGAGGTAATGCGGGGATGTCTGTGTTCTGGGGGGAACATCATCGACTGGTCCACAGTGGATTTCGAGACCACTGGAGCAGTGGAAATCATTGATGATCCGGAGTGCGAGCTGTGA